In one window of Oceanococcus sp. HetDA_MAG_MS8 DNA:
- the dinB gene encoding DNA polymerase IV, producing the protein MDCFYAAVEMRDRPELAGKPLAVGGSRSGRGVLTTANYEARAYGCRSAMPTAIALRHCPQLRLVPVDMAKYKQESQYIQAIFARYTDLIEPLSLDEAFLDVTAASQLATRIATDIRQTIWRERELTASAGISVNKFVAKVASDWRKPNGQYVVKPHQVDAFVANLPVGKIFGVGKVTEDKLHQMGLKTCQDLRALPEHTLTQHFGKFGRRLYELCRGIDDRPVRVNRQRKSLSVERTFSGDLADLQSLSQRLPELLLELERRWSKAAAQYQFKGLVLKLKFHDFQLTTASCTAAYEWDREALHKDFQELLTKAWQRGQKPARLLGLGLQTFARDQSAPLQTQLPML; encoded by the coding sequence ATGGACTGCTTCTACGCGGCCGTAGAGATGCGCGATCGGCCCGAGCTGGCCGGTAAGCCCTTGGCGGTAGGCGGCTCAAGGAGTGGCCGGGGCGTGCTCACTACAGCGAACTATGAAGCGCGGGCGTATGGCTGTCGCTCGGCTATGCCTACGGCCATTGCCCTACGGCATTGTCCACAGCTTAGGCTGGTGCCGGTGGATATGGCCAAATACAAACAAGAGTCACAGTATATTCAGGCGATCTTTGCGCGGTATACCGACCTTATAGAGCCGCTGTCCTTGGATGAAGCCTTTTTGGATGTGACGGCGGCTAGCCAATTAGCGACGCGCATTGCTACGGATATTCGCCAAACCATATGGCGAGAACGCGAGCTCACGGCCTCTGCAGGTATCTCGGTGAATAAATTCGTTGCAAAGGTTGCTAGTGATTGGCGCAAACCCAACGGGCAATACGTGGTGAAACCGCACCAAGTTGATGCCTTTGTGGCCAATCTTCCAGTGGGAAAGATTTTCGGCGTCGGTAAGGTGACCGAAGACAAGCTTCATCAGATGGGTCTCAAAACTTGCCAGGACTTGCGCGCCCTTCCAGAGCATACCCTCACCCAACACTTCGGGAAGTTTGGTCGGCGCTTGTATGAGTTATGCCGCGGTATCGATGATCGGCCTGTACGGGTGAACCGCCAGCGCAAAAGCTTGAGTGTGGAACGCACTTTCTCTGGAGACCTCGCAGATCTACAGAGCCTGAGTCAGCGCCTGCCAGAGTTACTCCTGGAGTTGGAACGGCGGTGGTCTAAGGCGGCGGCGCAGTATCAGTTTAAGGGGCTGGTGCTCAAGCTCAAATTCCATGATTTTCAGCTCACCACAGCCAGTTGTACGGCAGCCTACGAATGGGATCGCGAGGCCTTGCACAAAGACTTTCAAGAGCTTTTGACAAAGGCCTGGCAACGGGGGCAAAAACCGGCGCGCCTATTGGGGCTCGGCTTACAAACCTTTGCTCGGGACCAATCCGCGCCCCTGCAAACGCAATTGCCCATGCTGTGA